A portion of the Brachionichthys hirsutus isolate HB-005 chromosome 6, CSIRO-AGI_Bhir_v1, whole genome shotgun sequence genome contains these proteins:
- the phf6 gene encoding PHD finger protein 6 encodes MSGQRKGAAARLPKCAFCKTNRDKECGQLLVSDSQKLAAHHKCMLFSSALVTTHSDSDNLGGFSIEDVKKEIKRGNKLMCSSCHRPGATIGCDVKTCPRTYHYYCALKDKAQIQDNPSQGIYLVYCRKHRDASQNAIQEDDGVAANDSDASPPQSRGRGRFEKGRAKGGSRGQSEDSRSTSSQAADEESSSHRDRSPLRASPADGGQRCGFCHAGDEENETRGVLHTDNSKKVAAHYKCMLFSSGTVQLTTTSRAEFGNFDVKTVIQEIKRGKRMKCTLCTQLGATIGCEIKACVKTYHYHCGLQDKAKYIENMARGIYKLYCKNHSGNEERDEEDEERENRSRERAASDHRGTQVNGN; translated from the exons ATGTCGGGACAGAGGAAAGGAGCCGCGGCACGGCTGCCGAAATGTGCCTTCTGCAAAACCAACCGGGACAAGGAGTGCGGGCAGCTGCTTGTGTCCGACAGCCAGAAGTTGGCTGCTCACCACAAGTGCATG CTTTTCTCCTCTGCCCTGGTCACAACCCACTCAGACAGTGACAACCTCGGAGGATTTTCCATCGAGGATGTGAAGAAGGAGAtcaagagaggaaataaattg ATGTGCTCTTCCTGCCACCGGCCGGGTGCGACCATCGGATGCGATGTGAAGACGTGCCCGAGGACGTATCACTATTATTGTGCTCTGAAAGACAAAGCCCAGATCCAAGATAATCCCTCACAAGGCATCTACCT TGTGTACTGTCGCAAACACAGGGATGCCTCACAGAATGCCATTCAAG AGGATGACGGAGTTGCGGCCAATGATTCGGACGCTTCACCTCCGCAAAGTCGGGGGAGGGGACGGTTTGAGAAGGGAAGAGCCAAGGGTGGATCTCGTGGCCAGTCAGAAGACTCCCGTTCCACTTCCTCACAGGCTGCAGATGAGGAGAGTTCGTCCCAT CGGGACAGGTCGCCCCTTAGGGCCAGCCCGGCCGATGGCGGCCAGCGCTGCGGCTTTTGCCACGCCGGCGACGAAGAGAACGAAACGAGAGGAGTGCTTCACACGGATAACTCAAAGAAAGTGGCCGCGCACTATAAGTGCATG CTGTTCTCCTCGGGGACGGTGCAGCTGACGACGACGTCACGCGCTGAATTTGGAAACTTCGATGTGAAAACGGTCATCCAGGAAATCAAGAGGGGGAAAAGAATG aAATGCACCCTCTGCACTCAGTTGGGTGCCACCATTGGGTGTGAAATCAAGGCGTGTGTGAAGACCTACCACTATCACTGCGGCCTGCAGGACAAAGCCAAGTACATTGAAAACATGGCGCGGGGAATCTACAA attaTACTGCAAGAACCACAGTGGAAACGAGGAGcgggatgaggaagatgaagagcgaGAGAACCGCAGCAGAGAGAGGGCAGCGAGCGATCACAGAGGAACACAAGTGAATGGTAATTAG
- the cab39l1 gene encoding calcium binding protein 39, like 1: protein MPFHFGKTQKNPAEIVKSLKENVAHLEKLEASDSKKCEKVAEEASKNLASLKEILSGTGDKEPQTEAVAQLAQELYNTNLLIALIANLQRIDFEGKKDVVHLFSNIVRRQIGTRTPTVEYISSHSEILFMLLKGYETADVALNCGMMLRECLRHEPLARTLLSSEQFYCFFRYVELSTFDIASDAFASFKDLLTRHKILCAEFLESNYDKVFTEYEKLLNSENYVTKRQSLKLLGELLLDRHNFTVMTKYISRGENLKLMMNLLRDKSRNIQFEAFHVFKVFVANPNKTQPVLDILLKNQARLLDFLGHFQTERSEDEQFCDEKNYLMKQIRELKRPPAPEAQES, encoded by the exons ATGCCTTTTCACTTTGGGAAGACTCAGAAGAATCCAGCAGAAATCGTGAAGAGTTTGAAGGAGAATGTGGCACACTTGGAAAAGCTGGAGGCCAGCGACAGCAAGAAGTGCGAAAAG GTCGCAGAGGAAGCGTCCAAAAATCTGGCTTCGCTGAAGGAGATCCTGAGCGGAACGGGTGACAAGGAGCCTCAGACCGAGGCGGTGGCCCAGCTGGCCCAGGAGCTCTACAACACCAACCTGCTCATCGCTCTCATCGCAAACCTGCAGAGGATTGATTTCGAG GGCAAAAAGGACGTGGTTCATCTGTTCAGTAATATTGTGAGACGTCAGATTGGCACCCGCACCCCCACCGTGGAATACATCTCTTCCCATTCAGAAATCCTCTTCATGCTCCTCAAAGG CTATGAGACGGCAGACGTGGCCTTGAACTGCGGGATGATGCTGCGGGAGTGCCTGCGACACGAGCCTTTAGCACGGACGCTGCTGTCCTCTGAGCAGTTCTACTGCTTCTTCCGTTACGTGGAGCTCTCAACTTTTGACATCGCCTCCGACGCATTCGCCTCATTCAAG gATCTCCTCACAAGACACAAAATTCTGTGTGCGGAATTCCTTGAAAGCAATTACGACAAG GTGTTCACGGAATATGAGAAGCTCCTGAATTCTGAAAACTACGTGACCAAGCGACAGTCTCTGAAG CTCCTCGGGGAGCTCCTCTTGGACAGACACAACTTCACCGTCATGACGAAATACATCAGCCGGGGGGAGAACCTGAAGCTCATGATGAACCTGCTGAGAGACAAAAGCCGAAACATCCAGTTTGAAGCGTTCCACGTGTTTAAG GTGTTTGTGGCGAACCCCAACAAGACTCAGCCCGTGCTGGACATCCTGCTGAAGAACCAGGCCCGACTCCTGGACTTCCTGGGCCACTTCCAGACGGAGCGGTCGGAGGACGAGCAGTTCTGCGACGAGAAGAACTATCTGATGAAGCAGATCCGCGAACTGAAGCGGCCCCCGGCGCCGGAAGCGCAGGAATcctga